In one Bacteroidota bacterium genomic region, the following are encoded:
- a CDS encoding phosphodiester glycosidase family protein: MRFIKRYAPLIFRLILRAAVIFAVVTAIYLGRRPLRTDLFVGNIHPGVSYRRGIVNRPDRIVYHLIEVDLTTPGLSFTSTDPVTEIEYAAQTVEEFAAENDTEVAINGNFFYPFHSEAPWDFYPHRGDLVELSGIAINDGVRYSSPRHDWPALCISSEPRAEISSSGRCPAGTQTALAGNIQTVKDGRMVELPDEKVYTRNVIGVNETGDRLWILIVDGKQPFYSAGATFFFCAQLLKEAGATDVLNLDGGGSTTLVIKQDGEQQVFNAPYHTRVVMRQRPVANHLGIQIEKME; the protein is encoded by the coding sequence TTGAGATTTATCAAGCGCTATGCACCGCTCATTTTTCGTTTAATTCTGCGGGCGGCCGTAATATTTGCTGTAGTCACAGCGATTTATCTTGGCCGACGACCACTTCGAACAGACCTTTTTGTTGGGAATATCCACCCCGGTGTCAGTTACCGAAGGGGAATAGTTAATCGCCCAGATCGTATTGTGTATCACTTAATTGAGGTTGATCTAACCACGCCGGGCTTGTCTTTTACCAGCACTGATCCCGTTACTGAAATTGAATACGCAGCCCAGACGGTCGAGGAATTTGCGGCTGAAAATGACACTGAAGTCGCAATCAACGGGAACTTTTTCTACCCATTCCACTCTGAAGCCCCATGGGATTTTTATCCACATCGTGGAGATTTGGTAGAGCTAAGCGGGATTGCAATTAATGATGGGGTGAGGTACAGCTCGCCTCGGCATGATTGGCCTGCACTGTGTATTAGTTCTGAGCCACGGGCTGAAATAAGCAGCTCTGGCCGCTGCCCGGCCGGGACACAGACGGCACTGGCTGGCAACATCCAAACGGTGAAAGATGGCAGAATGGTCGAACTGCCAGATGAAAAGGTTTATACTCGCAACGTTATCGGCGTCAATGAAACCGGTGACCGGCTGTGGATTTTGATCGTTGATGGCAAACAGCCGTTTTACAGTGCAGGCGCGACCTTTTTCTTTTGCGCCCAACTGCTCAAAGAGGCTGGCGCTACCGATGTGCTTAATCTCGATGGGGGCGGTTCTACGACATTGGTTATTAAGCAGGATGGTGAACAGCAGGTTTTTAATGCCCCCTATCACACACGAGTGGTGATGCGCCAGCGGCCGGTTGCAAACCATCTTGGCATACAGATTGAAAAGATGGAATGA
- a CDS encoding NAD(P)H-hydrate epimerase, with protein sequence MNYPIIENIPFVDTDQMIEVDRAMIEDYHIELIQMMENAGRNLAHLGRSRFLDGDPRGKTVVVMAGTGGNGGGGMVAARRLHNYGANVTVFVTAEDERFTPIPAHQLDILRRMGVTVRPAEEISEVKAADLIIDAVIGYSLKGAPRGNAKIMIEWANGNGAPILALDAPSGIDTASGVVFEPAIRAAATMTLALPKKGFFVDDISAQLGELYLADISVPPELYANDQLRIKVEEIFAKSDIVQLRFD encoded by the coding sequence ATGAACTATCCAATTATTGAAAATATCCCATTCGTTGATACCGATCAGATGATTGAAGTGGATCGGGCGATGATCGAAGATTATCATATTGAGCTGATCCAGATGATGGAGAACGCCGGCCGGAATTTGGCCCATCTGGGTCGCAGTCGTTTCTTGGATGGCGATCCACGAGGAAAAACGGTTGTGGTGATGGCCGGTACCGGTGGCAACGGCGGCGGGGGGATGGTGGCGGCTCGCCGTTTGCATAATTATGGGGCGAATGTGACCGTCTTTGTCACGGCCGAAGATGAGCGCTTCACGCCGATCCCGGCTCATCAGCTCGATATTCTGCGCCGGATGGGGGTAACTGTGCGACCGGCCGAAGAGATTAGTGAGGTGAAAGCGGCCGATCTGATAATCGATGCGGTGATCGGCTATAGTTTGAAAGGGGCACCTCGTGGCAATGCGAAAATAATGATTGAATGGGCGAATGGGAATGGCGCACCTATCTTGGCCCTTGATGCACCATCAGGTATCGATACAGCCAGCGGTGTTGTGTTTGAACCAGCGATCAGAGCTGCTGCTACGATGACGCTTGCCTTACCGAAAAAAGGATTTTTTGTAGATGATATTTCTGCTCAATTGGGTGAGTTATATCTGGCCGATATTAGTGTGCCTCCAGAATTGTATGCGAATGATCAGCTGAGAATAAAGGTTGAGGAAATTTTTGCAAAAAGTGATATCGTTCAGCTTCGATTTGATTAG
- a CDS encoding HAMP domain-containing sensor histidine kinase, translating into MREQAERELRKTAEELQIRNEELNAFARTVAHDLKSPVAQMIGFAELLREASPDMLANKKDEWINNIVRIGEKSAETIQALLDLARYENEEAQFHSFDMWFTFEAVVFKLHNNKSENKQSIKFPREWPQVVGNPNWMSEVWYSLIGNAIQSGGEPLKVEVSWQQWLDNKVKFSIENNGRKLSFAEQEAFFQLSGATTLKRDISLNLGISIAKKLIEKQGGEIGVESTNNIGSTVWFTLPAAIPS; encoded by the coding sequence ATGAGAGAGCAGGCGGAACGAGAGCTACGAAAAACAGCGGAAGAACTACAAATTAGAAATGAAGAGCTCAACGCATTTGCACGAACTGTGGCCCATGATCTTAAATCACCAGTGGCTCAAATGATCGGGTTTGCAGAGCTTTTACGTGAAGCATCACCCGATATGCTTGCAAACAAAAAAGATGAATGGATCAACAACATCGTTCGAATTGGTGAAAAATCGGCCGAAACGATTCAAGCATTGCTTGATTTAGCTCGCTATGAAAATGAAGAAGCTCAGTTTCATTCATTTGATATGTGGTTTACATTCGAAGCCGTTGTTTTTAAATTGCACAATAATAAAAGCGAAAACAAACAAAGCATAAAGTTTCCAAGGGAATGGCCACAAGTTGTAGGTAACCCCAATTGGATGTCTGAAGTCTGGTATAGTCTTATAGGCAATGCGATTCAGTCTGGGGGAGAACCGCTCAAAGTGGAGGTTAGCTGGCAGCAGTGGCTTGATAACAAAGTCAAATTTTCAATTGAAAATAACGGAAGAAAACTGTCATTTGCTGAACAAGAGGCTTTTTTCCAACTATCCGGAGCTACCACGTTAAAGAGAGATATAAGTCTAAACTTAGGTATCTCAATTGCTAAAAAGCTTATCGAAAAACAGGGAGGAGAGATTGGTGTTGAGTCAACAAACAATATTGGATCAACCGTCTGGTTCACTCTACCTGCAGCAATTCCTTCTTAA
- a CDS encoding DegT/DnrJ/EryC1/StrS family aminotransferase encodes MQDIKMVDLRGQYLAIKEEIDAAIQTVLDQTSFIKGPHVKAFEEALSAYVGSEGTVAVGNGTDALQIAFMALGIGAGDEVITPAFTFIATAEAAALMGAKPVFVDIDPLTFNMDPAKIEALITPATKAIVPVHLFGQAADMDPILEIAKKHNLHIIEDCAQAIGATYKGRIVGKDGAFGTLSCFPSKNLGAYGDAGAMFSNDEELLHKARMIANHGSQKKYYNELVGINSRLDAMQAAILSVKLKYLDAYSAARQAAARRYDILFADVAEVETPQTAADNVHVFHQYTLRVPQRDALSAHLKANGVPHAVYYPVSLRELPVFISDDAAGAGDLTETRRACQEVLSLPMHTELTEAQQAYIAETIVAFYQQQPVAL; translated from the coding sequence ATGCAGGATATAAAAATGGTGGACCTGCGGGGGCAATACCTCGCAATCAAAGAAGAAATTGATGCTGCCATCCAGACAGTGCTCGACCAAACCAGCTTCATCAAGGGCCCGCATGTTAAAGCCTTCGAGGAAGCCCTGAGCGCCTATGTGGGTAGCGAAGGCACGGTAGCCGTGGGCAATGGTACAGACGCATTACAAATTGCTTTCATGGCACTAGGTATTGGCGCCGGCGACGAAGTGATTACGCCTGCATTCACGTTTATTGCCACCGCTGAAGCCGCAGCTTTGATGGGCGCCAAACCTGTCTTTGTGGATATCGATCCGCTGACGTTCAACATGGACCCGGCGAAAATTGAAGCACTCATTACGCCGGCGACTAAAGCCATCGTGCCCGTGCACTTGTTCGGACAGGCAGCGGACATGGATCCGATCCTGGAAATTGCCAAAAAGCACAACCTGCATATCATCGAAGACTGCGCCCAGGCCATTGGTGCAACGTATAAAGGGCGCATCGTGGGTAAAGACGGCGCATTTGGTACGCTCTCTTGCTTCCCCTCCAAAAACCTTGGTGCATATGGCGATGCCGGCGCCATGTTCTCCAACGACGAAGAACTACTGCATAAAGCACGCATGATTGCCAACCATGGCTCTCAAAAAAAATACTACAACGAGTTGGTAGGTATCAATAGCCGGCTCGATGCGATGCAAGCAGCCATCCTGAGCGTGAAACTGAAATACCTCGATGCATATAGTGCAGCACGCCAGGCTGCCGCGCGCCGCTACGACATCCTGTTTGCTGATGTTGCCGAAGTGGAAACACCGCAGACCGCAGCGGACAACGTCCACGTCTTTCATCAGTACACATTGCGCGTGCCGCAGCGAGATGCCCTTTCAGCGCACCTGAAAGCCAACGGCGTTCCCCATGCGGTATACTATCCGGTGTCGCTCCGCGAGCTACCTGTTTTCATTTCTGACGATGCAGCCGGTGCCGGCGATTTGACAGAAACCCGGCGTGCATGTCAGGAAGTTTTGTCTCTGCCAATGCATACGGAGTTGACAGAAGCGCAACAGGCTTATATCGCTGAAACGATTGTGGCGTTTTACCAGCAACAACCTGTAGCACTCTGA
- a CDS encoding Gfo/Idh/MocA family oxidoreductase, with the protein MDTSDNKIGLAQVGIGYWGKNLFRNFSSLPDATMIQVCDQNEGVLRRLADQNPGLQTTSDFDDILRNDAVDAVIIATQTPLHYAFARDALAAGKHVFVEKPLTQNTEEATHLVQLAEENDLRLMVGHLLLYHPAFAYVESLINNGELGDIHYLYSVRVNLGIIRQKENAFESLAPHDLSVALQFLDEAPVAVSATGQSFLQPGIEDVAFATVYFEGGKLAHLHASWLDPHKVRKVTVVGSKKMAVIDDMQGTEKVRLFDKRVDINEAQQYASYTEAMSIRTGDIVSPKIDMKEPLKLECQHFVDCIKTGATPKSDGRNGLTVVRLLEAAKKSLAMGGARIELEPEASLAG; encoded by the coding sequence GTGGACACATCTGACAATAAAATCGGACTCGCCCAGGTAGGTATTGGCTACTGGGGTAAAAACCTCTTCAGAAACTTCAGCAGCCTGCCTGATGCAACCATGATACAGGTTTGCGATCAAAACGAAGGCGTTCTGCGCCGGCTGGCAGACCAAAACCCGGGCCTCCAAACAACAAGCGACTTCGATGACATCTTGCGCAACGATGCTGTTGATGCAGTTATCATAGCCACACAAACGCCGCTTCACTACGCGTTTGCCCGAGACGCCCTTGCTGCAGGGAAACACGTATTTGTCGAAAAGCCGTTAACACAAAACACGGAAGAAGCAACTCACCTGGTACAGCTTGCTGAGGAGAATGACCTGCGATTGATGGTTGGCCACCTGCTGCTCTACCATCCTGCGTTTGCTTATGTTGAGTCGCTCATCAACAATGGGGAATTGGGCGATATACATTACCTGTACAGCGTCCGTGTGAATCTTGGTATCATCCGCCAAAAAGAGAATGCGTTTGAAAGCCTGGCGCCACACGACTTGTCAGTAGCCCTGCAATTCCTCGATGAAGCCCCCGTAGCTGTCTCAGCAACCGGTCAGTCGTTCTTGCAGCCGGGCATCGAAGACGTCGCGTTTGCTACCGTATATTTTGAAGGCGGTAAACTTGCCCATCTACACGCCAGTTGGCTCGACCCACATAAAGTGCGCAAAGTCACTGTTGTTGGCAGCAAGAAAATGGCGGTGATCGATGACATGCAGGGCACAGAGAAAGTCCGGCTTTTTGACAAGCGGGTGGACATCAATGAAGCGCAGCAATACGCAAGCTACACAGAGGCCATGTCAATCCGGACTGGCGATATCGTGAGCCCCAAAATTGACATGAAAGAGCCGCTTAAGCTGGAGTGCCAGCACTTTGTCGATTGCATCAAAACGGGTGCAACGCCAAAATCAGACGGCCGCAATGGACTTACCGTAGTACGATTGCTTGAAGCAGCCAAAAAGTCCCTCGCCATGGGTGGTGCTAGAATTGAGCTTGAGCCTGAAGCCAGCTTAGCCGGCTGA
- a CDS encoding T9SS type A sorting domain-containing protein, whose amino-acid sequence MNRRLFTPFFMMLCSLLFLPQAGMAQDSTLFFVETFDAVTPPALPAGWSDTTLAWETSSSVASTGSGGNNAKITGTAAGTLISAPADLSGMTAGSLLYLARRTSSYAQEAMRVLATLDGGQSFITVLDDGAALPLDDGSYAEVEVELPAAVLGQSGVQFAFEAIGGTTSGANVRIDDVTVMGSGMPQDEESLVGFAAEASTANSMGVFEVPVFLDFENVTALQGLQFDISWATGAFTLTNILRGTAIADTSQWSINAASRDGEMRAVLLGNSSGGLSSGLYDPLFTLVFAVDAGNTTDTATLLLERVLGALSVQTGEDAGLVTGLATHTVTLTTGSPTFTPDASILDVGTVTVDSSASVALLVTNTGTAPLVIDSVAVDNPLYGVDVPAATIEVGASRSFNLSFFPTALAFGLQAGQFTFYHNAGSGSDVIEVTGIGTGGRGDASNDGVVDASDLILGIDAVLERVVLATSEQTSIDLYPFGSPDGLLDVRDLTVVSQAILLGTWPDAVPLPAAKAIDGTHSKDGASVQVALQTVQGITTLYLQSAVPLRAFQLAVGGAWNTMPATNSYALENAGASLQVVERAADINVLGVRYDGGTIAPGKYALLTYPAGQDVELDKLGYAVAVAAEGERLPVKMEVEGVDTEAAPELPAEVTLAQPYPNPFHRAQHAGLSIPFTLASPQQVLVQVYDLLGRPVITLVDEFLAAGVHNVAWNGKVGYAEVPAAGIYVLKIQAGQKQVSRTIVMY is encoded by the coding sequence ATGAATCGACGGTTATTCACGCCTTTCTTTATGATGCTATGCAGCCTACTTTTTTTGCCGCAGGCAGGTATGGCGCAGGATTCTACCCTATTCTTTGTCGAAACTTTTGACGCCGTTACGCCACCTGCTTTACCCGCGGGCTGGAGTGATACCACATTAGCCTGGGAAACCAGCAGTAGTGTAGCTTCAACAGGCTCAGGAGGCAACAACGCCAAGATTACGGGTACAGCCGCCGGCACCCTCATTTCAGCCCCTGCCGACCTGTCGGGCATGACAGCCGGCAGCCTTTTGTATCTGGCGCGTAGGACATCCAGTTATGCACAGGAAGCAATGCGCGTCCTTGCTACACTCGATGGTGGGCAATCTTTTATTACCGTACTTGATGATGGGGCAGCACTGCCCTTGGATGATGGGAGCTATGCAGAGGTAGAGGTTGAGCTGCCGGCAGCTGTACTTGGGCAATCGGGGGTACAGTTTGCTTTTGAAGCCATTGGTGGCACAACGTCTGGTGCAAACGTGCGGATTGATGATGTGACCGTGATGGGTTCGGGTATGCCGCAAGATGAGGAAAGTCTCGTGGGCTTTGCCGCTGAAGCCAGCACGGCCAACAGCATGGGGGTATTTGAGGTCCCTGTTTTCCTTGATTTTGAAAACGTAACTGCCTTGCAAGGATTACAATTTGACATCTCCTGGGCCACAGGTGCGTTTACGCTGACAAATATCCTGCGAGGAACGGCCATTGCTGATACTTCCCAATGGTCAATCAATGCTGCATCGCGTGATGGAGAAATGCGCGCGGTACTATTGGGGAATTCTAGTGGTGGGTTGTCCAGCGGCCTATATGACCCATTGTTTACGCTTGTCTTTGCGGTAGATGCTGGGAATACAACAGATACAGCAACGCTTTTATTGGAACGCGTGCTTGGCGCCCTGTCTGTACAAACAGGGGAAGATGCCGGCCTGGTGACAGGGCTGGCTACCCATACCGTAACACTCACAACGGGGAGCCCCACGTTTACCCCAGATGCGTCTATACTTGATGTAGGAACGGTCACTGTGGATTCATCAGCATCCGTTGCGCTCCTGGTGACCAATACAGGTACAGCACCGCTGGTAATAGATAGTGTTGCGGTAGACAATCCGCTATATGGTGTTGACGTACCTGCTGCAACTATCGAGGTTGGCGCAAGCCGTTCGTTCAACCTGTCCTTTTTCCCAACAGCGCTCGCTTTCGGGCTACAGGCAGGGCAATTTACATTCTACCACAATGCAGGGAGCGGTAGTGATGTCATTGAAGTTACTGGTATTGGGACTGGCGGCCGCGGGGATGCCAGCAATGACGGTGTTGTAGATGCCAGCGATCTGATCCTGGGTATTGATGCTGTGCTGGAGCGCGTAGTTTTAGCAACCAGTGAGCAGACAAGCATCGACTTGTATCCCTTTGGTTCACCTGATGGTTTGCTGGATGTGCGCGACCTGACCGTGGTCAGCCAGGCAATTCTGCTTGGCACATGGCCAGATGCCGTGCCTTTGCCGGCCGCTAAGGCAATCGACGGTACACATTCAAAGGATGGTGCATCGGTACAGGTTGCGTTACAAACGGTCCAGGGAATCACCACGCTTTATTTGCAATCTGCTGTACCGCTTCGCGCATTTCAATTAGCCGTAGGTGGAGCGTGGAATACGATGCCGGCAACAAATAGCTATGCCCTTGAAAATGCCGGCGCCAGCCTGCAGGTTGTAGAGCGGGCAGCAGATATCAACGTGTTAGGCGTGCGGTATGATGGCGGCACCATAGCGCCGGGTAAATACGCGCTGCTGACGTATCCAGCCGGACAAGATGTTGAACTGGACAAGCTAGGATATGCTGTTGCTGTTGCTGCGGAAGGGGAGCGTTTACCCGTGAAGATGGAAGTTGAGGGCGTTGATACGGAAGCTGCCCCTGAATTGCCGGCTGAAGTAACGTTGGCTCAGCCGTATCCAAATCCGTTTCATCGTGCTCAGCATGCCGGACTGTCCATACCGTTTACGCTGGCGAGTCCCCAGCAGGTGCTGGTACAAGTATACGATTTGCTGGGTAGGCCTGTTATCACGCTGGTGGACGAATTTCTGGCTGCTGGTGTGCACAACGTGGCTTGGAACGGCAAAGTTGGGTATGCAGAGGTGCCGGCTGCAGGGATTTATGTTCTGAAAATACAGGCCGGCCAGAAGCAGGTGTCACGTACAATTGTAATGTATTGA
- a CDS encoding arylsulfatase, with the protein MNRLTFIPFALILLTIQISGCESTEEQRPPNIIYFLADDLGYAELGSYGQEWIKTPHIDKIAAEGIRFTQHYSGNAVCAPSRCNLMTGKHPGHAYIRNNGDPAHLQHMKEEMGWEFPGQNPIPDEEVTIAEMLKQKGYATAAIGKWGLGHFGTTGDPNLQGFDLFYGFNCQRHAHNHYPKFLWKNREKEVFPGNDRTLNGETYSQDRFREVAMDFIQENKDEPFFLYMPFAIPHLSIQVPESSLEEYKDVIPEEAYEHKRYLEHPYPRAGYAAMISHLDRDVGAIMDLIKSLGLDDNTLVMFSSDNGPTFNRLGGSDSDFFASAGPFKGLKGSLYEGGIRVPLVARWPGKIAPGQESSHLSAFWDIMPTLAEVTGTTAPLGIDGISIAPTLLGKDTQKSHDLLYWEFPGYGGQQAIRMGDWKAIRQQILKQDNPDPLKIELYNLAEDIGESTDVADQHPELVEQFRVMMRENRVPSSLFSMGPLDTE; encoded by the coding sequence ATGAATAGGTTAACATTTATACCCTTCGCACTAATTCTTCTAACAATCCAGATATCTGGTTGCGAATCAACAGAAGAACAGCGTCCGCCCAATATCATTTACTTCCTCGCTGACGACTTGGGGTATGCAGAACTCGGTAGCTATGGACAGGAATGGATTAAAACGCCGCACATTGACAAAATTGCAGCAGAAGGTATCCGGTTTACCCAGCATTATTCAGGCAACGCAGTATGCGCCCCATCCCGCTGCAACCTGATGACGGGCAAACACCCGGGCCATGCTTACATCCGTAACAACGGCGATCCGGCCCATTTGCAGCACATGAAAGAAGAGATGGGGTGGGAATTCCCCGGACAAAACCCGATTCCGGATGAGGAAGTAACCATAGCTGAAATGCTGAAGCAGAAAGGCTATGCCACAGCTGCCATTGGTAAATGGGGACTGGGGCATTTTGGCACCACCGGCGACCCAAACCTGCAAGGGTTCGACCTGTTTTACGGATTCAATTGCCAGCGTCACGCGCACAACCATTATCCTAAATTCCTCTGGAAGAACCGCGAAAAAGAAGTTTTCCCGGGCAACGACCGCACATTGAACGGCGAGACGTACTCGCAAGACCGATTCAGGGAAGTTGCAATGGACTTTATACAGGAAAACAAAGATGAGCCGTTTTTCCTCTACATGCCGTTTGCTATTCCACACCTTTCGATTCAGGTGCCGGAATCCTCCCTTGAAGAATACAAAGATGTGATTCCAGAAGAAGCGTACGAACATAAAAGGTACCTCGAGCATCCCTATCCCCGCGCCGGCTACGCAGCGATGATTTCGCATCTCGACCGCGATGTCGGGGCCATCATGGACCTCATCAAATCGCTGGGGCTGGATGACAATACACTCGTGATGTTTAGTTCAGACAACGGCCCTACGTTCAACCGTCTTGGCGGCTCTGACTCTGATTTCTTTGCTTCTGCAGGCCCGTTCAAAGGCCTCAAAGGCAGCCTCTATGAAGGTGGCATTCGCGTCCCCCTGGTTGCACGCTGGCCGGGTAAAATTGCACCAGGCCAGGAAAGCAGTCATTTATCTGCATTTTGGGATATTATGCCAACCCTTGCAGAGGTTACGGGTACAACAGCACCGCTGGGTATCGATGGCATAAGCATTGCGCCTACCTTACTGGGCAAAGATACCCAAAAATCGCATGATCTGTTGTACTGGGAATTCCCCGGATACGGCGGCCAGCAGGCAATTCGCATGGGAGACTGGAAAGCGATTCGCCAACAAATATTGAAGCAAGACAACCCGGATCCGCTTAAAATTGAGCTCTACAACCTCGCTGAAGACATTGGCGAATCAACCGATGTTGCAGACCAACATCCGGAGCTTGTGGAGCAATTCAGGGTAATGATGCGTGAAAACAGGGTACCAAGCAGTCTTTTTTCAATGGGACCGCTGGATACCGAATAG
- a CDS encoding GIY-YIG nuclease family protein has product MPKQGYVYILVSKRNGTLYTGVTSDLSRRMEEHRAGVAHRFTRRFGVNLLVYYELHDEIGLALSREKQIKNWKRIWKLQLIESINPNWVDLSSELM; this is encoded by the coding sequence ATGCCGAAACAAGGATATGTTTACATTCTTGTGAGCAAACGAAATGGGACACTGTATACTGGTGTCACCAGCGATCTCTCCCGCCGGATGGAGGAGCATAGAGCCGGCGTGGCTCACAGGTTTACTAGAAGATTCGGGGTTAATCTCCTCGTGTACTATGAACTGCATGATGAAATTGGTCTTGCTCTTTCCAGAGAGAAACAGATCAAGAATTGGAAGCGGATCTGGAAGCTACAATTGATCGAGTCGATCAACCCTAATTGGGTAGACTTGAGTTCAGAATTGATGTAG